In the Bremerella alba genome, one interval contains:
- a CDS encoding AraC family transcriptional regulator, whose protein sequence is MRYEFQEGLLEQIFDCLGDVVYCVKNLQGRYTFVNHAFAERIGVTDPAELIGKQAAHFFPPELAKVYDDQDREVIRTGQPLTDQLELISNVDGTRGWYLSNKFPLLDCSGNTIGLVGVSQDLKQPSDSDLELADLKVVIDLIRQHIAQPLTTEELAEKVGLSVTQLDRRMRRVFRLSTKKFVMKYRLDLAQQLLVSSEKSLSEIALECGFSDQSAFTRHFGAAANQTPLAYRKSHQKPG, encoded by the coding sequence ATGAGATACGAGTTCCAAGAAGGGCTACTTGAGCAGATCTTTGATTGCCTGGGCGATGTCGTGTATTGCGTGAAGAATCTGCAGGGCCGTTACACGTTTGTAAATCATGCATTCGCAGAACGTATTGGCGTGACAGATCCCGCCGAGCTAATTGGCAAACAGGCCGCACACTTTTTCCCTCCGGAATTGGCCAAGGTCTACGACGACCAAGACCGCGAGGTGATCCGCACTGGGCAACCATTAACAGATCAGTTGGAACTGATCTCGAACGTAGATGGAACGCGCGGATGGTACTTGTCTAACAAGTTTCCCCTTCTCGATTGCAGTGGCAACACGATCGGCCTGGTGGGCGTGTCGCAAGATCTAAAACAACCAAGCGACAGCGATCTGGAATTAGCCGATTTAAAGGTCGTTATTGACTTGATTCGGCAGCACATCGCTCAGCCGCTGACAACGGAGGAGCTTGCAGAGAAAGTCGGTCTTTCCGTGACGCAACTCGATCGCCGAATGCGTCGCGTGTTTCGGCTTTCGACCAAGAAGTTCGTGATGAAGTACCGACTTGATTTGGCTCAGCAGCTTCTAGTCTCCAGCGAAAAGTCCTTGTCCGAGATCGCTCTGGAGTGCGGTTTTAGTGACCAAAGCGCCTTCACCCGACACTTTGGTGCCGCAGCGAACCAAACCCCCTTAGCCTACCGAAAGTCGCACCAGAAGCCGGGTTAG
- a CDS encoding bifunctional proline dehydrogenase/L-glutamate gamma-semialdehyde dehydrogenase, with the protein MSIATHTQRKMELSDIDFITQEAIPLAADILQASKSRETTEDRANLAKVAGLINDQDGKKLTVAMVDQVLRIKNPRRSAIHLQSLVQQYGLPDYFSPRDRCLLQLGVWAAQFAPSLVMPLVRKRIQADSSHVIISAEPKPFATYLKQRKRDAIRINLNQLGEAVLGEKEAQVRLQLYLQRIADPAIHYVSVKLSAVAAHISLTGYQATLEQLKHRLRTLYRAAMAPGNGKHKFINLDMEEYRDLYLTVDVLRSVLEEPEFRDLSAGIVLQAYLPDSHAVQQSLTQWAKQRVARGGADIKIRLVKGANLAMEQVEASIHGWPQAPYHTKTETDANYKRMVEYALRPENAEAVRIGLASHNLFDIAFALRLSQHREVVHRVDFEMLEGMANAQAREMRDRTGDLLVYAPICYDADFDSAVAYLVRRFDENTQPGSFLGSLFAMEVDSPAWQEQSQRFLAAGKLAQSHQLATQPHRNQDRSTEHFTATSANQPFENAPNTDFSIPANRRWIEGLLDVWNERSYGTIPVQVGGVEETTDNIADGLDPSHPGEILYRYANGDASHVEIALQTATQSQPQWEELGIKQRAQILRQFAAVAAQQRGETMGVMLADAGKAVQESDGEISEAIDFAEYYSRSHNTKGWNDGTTSSPVGVVVVTPPWNFPYAIPAGGCLAALMAGNSVILKPAPETVLTAWHLACQLWEAGVPRKVLQFLPLDDGDNGKALLSDPRTSIVVLTGAYATAQLFQSWRPAMQLYAETSGKNSMIVSSAADLDLAIKDLVRSAFGHAGQKCSAASLAIVLRDVYESDQFRNQLRDAAASLHVGSAWDLSADVTPIIRPPHAELKRGLTKLEPGEFWLLEPQMIDDNPCLWSPGIRLGVKPGSWYHRTECFGPVLGIICVDSLEEAIRIQNDSEFGLTGGLYSLDSEEITTWRESVEVGNAYINRTTTGAIVQRQPFGGWKHSAVGPGAKAGGPNYVAAFQNWSQAALPQAMQTLSAELREHVAILGKALPSDDDRQELQAATASYVYWWDHYFSREHDPSSLLGETNHFRYRPFPKHVVRAEGDPMRMVDLAKSFLLCEIAEIPWELSAASQSNWFNRLPSALKQRSRAESQEEFIQRLSQTEPGCLRVVGSSDLDPLFDLKRCGYRILSSTCYANGRLEWLGYLREQSVTEIVHRHGNIVSRQHQRQ; encoded by the coding sequence GTGTCGATTGCAACTCACACGCAACGCAAAATGGAACTCTCTGACATCGATTTCATCACCCAAGAAGCGATCCCTCTCGCGGCCGATATCCTCCAGGCATCGAAGTCGCGTGAGACGACAGAGGATCGAGCCAACTTGGCGAAGGTGGCTGGTCTGATCAACGATCAAGATGGCAAAAAGTTAACCGTCGCGATGGTCGATCAGGTGCTGCGCATCAAAAATCCGCGACGTTCGGCCATCCATCTGCAATCGCTAGTTCAGCAGTACGGCCTGCCAGATTACTTCAGTCCTCGAGATCGCTGCTTACTTCAACTGGGGGTATGGGCCGCTCAATTCGCCCCGAGTTTAGTGATGCCGCTGGTTAGAAAGCGAATTCAAGCCGACTCGTCGCATGTCATCATCTCGGCCGAGCCGAAACCATTTGCCACCTACCTGAAACAGCGCAAGCGCGACGCAATTCGTATCAACCTGAACCAATTGGGCGAAGCTGTTCTCGGCGAGAAAGAAGCACAAGTAAGACTTCAGCTCTATCTTCAACGCATTGCAGATCCTGCGATTCATTACGTTTCGGTCAAGCTGTCTGCTGTCGCCGCTCACATCAGTTTGACTGGTTATCAAGCCACGCTCGAGCAGTTGAAACATCGGCTCCGAACCCTATATCGAGCAGCAATGGCCCCTGGGAATGGCAAGCACAAGTTCATCAATCTTGACATGGAAGAATATCGCGACCTTTACTTGACGGTCGATGTCTTACGCTCGGTGCTCGAAGAGCCCGAGTTTCGCGATCTGTCGGCGGGGATCGTGCTTCAAGCTTACCTGCCAGATTCGCATGCGGTTCAGCAATCCTTAACGCAGTGGGCTAAGCAGCGAGTTGCCCGAGGTGGAGCCGACATCAAGATTCGTTTGGTCAAAGGAGCGAACCTGGCGATGGAGCAGGTAGAAGCCTCTATCCATGGCTGGCCGCAAGCCCCTTACCACACGAAGACCGAAACCGACGCGAACTATAAACGCATGGTCGAATATGCCCTCCGACCTGAGAACGCCGAAGCAGTGCGGATTGGATTGGCAAGTCATAACTTGTTCGATATCGCGTTCGCCCTTCGTTTGTCACAACATCGCGAGGTTGTCCATCGCGTCGACTTCGAGATGCTCGAAGGAATGGCTAACGCTCAAGCTCGCGAGATGCGTGATCGCACAGGCGACCTGCTGGTCTATGCCCCCATTTGCTACGATGCCGATTTCGATTCCGCCGTAGCCTACCTGGTCCGCCGCTTCGACGAGAACACGCAGCCGGGAAGCTTTCTGGGATCGCTGTTTGCAATGGAAGTCGACTCACCTGCCTGGCAGGAACAAAGTCAGCGTTTTCTCGCTGCCGGCAAGCTGGCCCAGTCCCATCAATTGGCTACCCAACCCCATCGCAATCAAGACCGGAGCACCGAACACTTCACGGCAACCTCGGCAAACCAACCCTTCGAGAACGCCCCAAACACCGACTTTTCAATCCCTGCCAATCGCCGGTGGATCGAGGGATTACTCGACGTTTGGAATGAGAGATCCTACGGCACCATCCCTGTGCAAGTGGGTGGGGTTGAAGAAACGACCGATAATATCGCTGATGGTCTCGATCCTTCGCATCCAGGGGAGATTCTCTATCGCTACGCCAACGGCGATGCTTCTCATGTGGAAATTGCTTTGCAAACCGCTACTCAGTCTCAACCCCAATGGGAGGAACTGGGCATAAAGCAGCGTGCTCAGATTCTACGTCAGTTCGCCGCCGTGGCCGCGCAGCAGCGAGGCGAAACGATGGGCGTGATGCTGGCCGATGCCGGCAAGGCAGTGCAGGAGAGCGATGGTGAAATCAGCGAGGCAATCGACTTTGCCGAGTATTACAGCCGCTCGCACAACACCAAAGGGTGGAACGACGGCACAACCTCATCGCCTGTCGGGGTGGTGGTCGTTACGCCGCCTTGGAACTTCCCCTACGCGATTCCCGCCGGCGGTTGTCTCGCCGCGTTGATGGCCGGTAATAGCGTTATTCTGAAGCCTGCTCCGGAAACGGTCTTAACCGCGTGGCACTTGGCCTGCCAGTTGTGGGAAGCGGGCGTTCCCCGCAAAGTCTTGCAGTTTCTACCGCTGGACGACGGCGACAACGGTAAGGCCCTGCTGAGCGATCCTCGCACTTCAATTGTCGTTCTCACCGGGGCATACGCGACCGCCCAGCTTTTCCAATCGTGGCGACCAGCGATGCAATTGTATGCCGAGACAAGCGGCAAGAACAGCATGATCGTTTCCTCGGCGGCAGACCTCGACCTGGCAATCAAAGACCTCGTGCGTAGCGCCTTCGGTCACGCCGGACAAAAATGCTCGGCCGCCAGCTTGGCGATCGTTCTGCGAGATGTCTATGAGAGCGACCAGTTCCGCAATCAGCTTCGTGATGCGGCAGCGAGCTTGCATGTTGGATCTGCTTGGGATCTCTCTGCGGATGTCACGCCGATCATTCGACCGCCACATGCCGAACTGAAAAGAGGCTTGACGAAGCTAGAGCCGGGTGAGTTTTGGCTGCTTGAACCCCAAATGATTGACGATAACCCATGCCTGTGGAGTCCTGGTATCCGGCTGGGGGTGAAACCTGGCAGTTGGTATCACCGCACCGAATGCTTCGGCCCAGTACTGGGAATCATTTGCGTCGATTCACTAGAAGAAGCGATCCGCATCCAGAACGACAGCGAGTTCGGTCTGACCGGAGGCTTATATTCGCTAGATTCCGAAGAGATCACTACATGGCGCGAGTCGGTCGAAGTTGGCAATGCTTACATCAACCGTACGACGACCGGCGCGATTGTTCAGCGACAACCTTTCGGAGGTTGGAAACACTCGGCCGTCGGACCTGGCGCGAAAGCAGGTGGCCCTAACTACGTGGCCGCGTTCCAAAACTGGTCGCAAGCCGCCTTGCCTCAAGCCATGCAAACCCTTTCGGCCGAATTGCGCGAGCATGTGGCAATCCTCGGCAAAGCCCTCCCGTCGGACGATGATCGCCAAGAATTACAAGCAGCAACTGCCAGCTACGTTTATTGGTGGGACCATTACTTCTCAAGAGAACATGATCCATCCTCGTTGCTCGGAGAAACCAATCACTTCCGCTATCGACCTTTTCCGAAACATGTCGTTCGTGCCGAAGGTGACCCTATGCGCATGGTCGACTTAGCCAAGAGTTTCCTACTGTGTGAAATCGCTGAAATCCCCTGGGAGTTGAGCGCCGCTTCGCAAAGCAATTGGTTTAACCGACTGCCATCGGCGTTGAAACAACGTAGTCGAGCGGAATCCCAAGAGGAATTCATCCAGCGGTTGTCGCAAACCGAACCAGGGTGTCTGCGCGTTGTCGGGTCCTCGGACCTCGATCCACTCTTCGACCTGAAACGCTGTGGCTATCGCATCTTGAGCTCGACGTGTTACGCCAATGGGCGGCTCGAATGGCTCGGGTATCTGCGAGAACAATCGGTGACTGAAATCGTCCACCGACATGGGAATATCGTTTCCCGGCAACACCAACGGCAATAA
- a CDS encoding sulfatase family protein — MHLFRTLVLLTVFYVTTAISAAERPNIVWIIADDLSPELGCYGYQGVSTPNIDRLADQGHRYTEAFSTSPVCSSSRSAFITGVYQTATGTHHHRTEVKRPLPSPVVPILTLLKDAGYYLSNSNSTMTRPGKTDYNFTTQGQVFDGIDWSMREKGQPFFAQIQIHEPHRAFIRAKDLARADDVEIPSYYPEHPVIRADWANYLASIETLDQHVGAVVQRLKDEGEFDKTVIFFFGDHGRPHYRDKQWLYDGGLRVPLVVHLPGHLSSGVVNNDLVSLIDVSATTIAVAGLPVPEWMDGQDFLSDDFAGRTMIFAARDRCGDAVDRIRCVRTDSFKYIRNDFPELPYTQRSGYKELQYPGMTVARVLKQQGKLEGPPAHFWTESRPAEELYDLNADPDETNNVADDKKYAKVLATLRNELDQWIAGTNDYGYQPEPQLQETIEASRKWSNGAFKRRGLSPDVKPDVYLNWWEKELGVSQR; from the coding sequence ATGCATCTCTTTCGTACTCTCGTATTGCTGACCGTTTTCTACGTGACCACTGCCATTTCGGCGGCTGAGCGTCCTAACATCGTCTGGATCATTGCCGATGACCTCAGCCCAGAGTTGGGTTGCTATGGCTACCAAGGAGTTAGCACCCCTAATATTGATCGCCTGGCCGACCAGGGGCATCGCTATACAGAGGCGTTTTCTACCTCGCCGGTTTGCTCGTCCTCGCGTTCCGCGTTCATCACTGGGGTTTACCAGACGGCAACCGGGACGCATCATCATCGCACGGAAGTCAAACGACCGCTGCCGAGTCCTGTCGTTCCCATTCTCACGTTGTTGAAAGACGCCGGGTACTACCTCAGCAATAGCAACAGCACGATGACTCGCCCCGGCAAGACCGACTACAACTTCACTACCCAAGGCCAGGTTTTCGATGGTATCGATTGGTCGATGCGTGAAAAGGGACAGCCGTTTTTCGCGCAAATTCAAATCCACGAACCGCACCGCGCGTTCATCCGGGCCAAGGATTTGGCCCGAGCCGATGACGTCGAGATTCCTTCTTACTACCCAGAGCACCCGGTCATCCGTGCGGATTGGGCGAACTACCTCGCCAGCATCGAAACGCTCGACCAGCATGTGGGTGCCGTTGTGCAGCGATTAAAAGACGAAGGGGAATTCGATAAGACGGTGATCTTCTTCTTCGGAGATCACGGTCGGCCTCACTATCGCGACAAACAGTGGCTTTACGACGGCGGCCTTCGCGTTCCGCTTGTGGTGCACTTGCCAGGACATCTGAGCTCTGGTGTGGTCAACAACGATTTGGTCAGCCTGATCGACGTCAGCGCGACAACCATTGCCGTCGCTGGCCTGCCCGTACCTGAGTGGATGGACGGCCAAGATTTTCTTTCCGATGACTTCGCAGGGCGGACCATGATCTTCGCTGCGCGAGATCGGTGCGGTGACGCGGTCGACAGAATTCGCTGCGTGCGTACCGATTCGTTCAAGTATATTCGCAATGACTTCCCCGAACTTCCCTACACCCAGCGAAGTGGCTACAAAGAGCTTCAATACCCAGGCATGACAGTCGCTCGCGTATTAAAGCAGCAGGGCAAGCTGGAAGGTCCGCCGGCGCACTTTTGGACTGAGTCACGTCCTGCGGAAGAACTCTATGACTTGAATGCCGACCCAGATGAAACCAACAATGTGGCCGATGATAAGAAATACGCGAAGGTATTGGCCACTCTGCGCAATGAACTCGATCAGTGGATCGCCGGCACAAACGACTATGGTTATCAGCCTGAACCGCAGCTCCAAGAAACGATTGAGGCCAGTCGCAAGTGGTCGAACGGAGCATTTAAGCGACGCGGGCTCTCACCAGACGTCAAGCCGGATGTGTATCTAAACTGGTGGGAAAAGGAGTTAGGCGTCTCGCAGCGGTAA
- a CDS encoding GNAT family N-acetyltransferase codes for MSSYTIQSMTTEQQHEVTSLIYHSTNAWYQSHARPPIFTGDVSVASVFCEVYEAIDPGCCVVARCDESGVIAGSCFYHPRPTHVSLGIMNVHPDHFGGGVARKLLQAVIDLAEKVNKPVRLVSSALNLDSFSLYSRAGFVPRATYQDMYLEVPESGIQRGTPPARLDCVREATAGDLEAIVALEEKLHHIRRPDDYRHFLENKSGLWHVSVIVNSSGELDGVLASVFHPGSNMLGPGAMRTEEDAAALIYSELQHHAGRSPVWLVPVEASELVQQLYGWGARNCELHFSQVRGEWTKPEGIVMPTFMPETS; via the coding sequence ATGTCGAGCTATACGATTCAATCGATGACGACTGAGCAGCAGCATGAAGTTACCTCGTTGATTTACCATTCGACCAACGCCTGGTATCAATCGCATGCCCGACCGCCTATCTTCACCGGCGACGTGTCGGTCGCAAGCGTGTTTTGTGAAGTGTACGAAGCCATTGATCCCGGATGCTGCGTGGTGGCTAGGTGTGACGAGTCTGGTGTGATTGCCGGATCTTGCTTTTACCATCCACGCCCCACTCACGTGTCGTTGGGGATCATGAACGTTCACCCCGATCACTTCGGCGGAGGTGTCGCGCGGAAGCTCTTGCAGGCCGTTATTGATCTGGCTGAGAAGGTAAACAAGCCGGTGCGACTGGTGTCGAGCGCTCTGAATCTAGATTCGTTCTCGCTTTACAGTCGAGCTGGTTTCGTTCCTCGGGCAACCTATCAAGATATGTACCTGGAAGTGCCGGAGAGCGGAATACAACGAGGCACGCCACCAGCTCGGCTGGACTGCGTGCGTGAAGCAACCGCTGGCGACCTGGAGGCGATCGTCGCGTTGGAAGAAAAGCTGCATCACATTCGCCGCCCTGACGATTACCGCCACTTTCTGGAAAACAAATCCGGGCTATGGCACGTATCCGTCATCGTCAATAGCTCTGGGGAACTCGACGGAGTTCTGGCCTCGGTATTTCATCCTGGCTCGAACATGCTAGGACCAGGCGCGATGCGAACGGAAGAGGATGCCGCAGCGTTGATCTATTCCGAATTGCAGCATCACGCTGGCAGATCGCCGGTGTGGCTTGTCCCAGTTGAAGCAAGCGAGCTGGTTCAACAGTTGTACGGTTGGGGAGCGAGGAACTGTGAGCTTCACTTTTCGCAAGTCCGTGGTGAATGGACGAAGCCCGAGGGGATTGTCATGCCGACCTTCATGCCCGAGACCAGTTAG
- a CDS encoding PSD1 and planctomycete cytochrome C domain-containing protein: MTQLPHLADFARLVAIIAVAMLPSVAFAADNSQTDAVRFEQDIYPLLRKACFECHGADTQEAGLRVDERRAFFDSGSVVPGNPNDSELLRRVMLPEGHDEIMPAVGDPFTTNEVSSLRDWIVNGATWPQDFIPPKHWAYVSPDRPMLPEVKHKPWPQSPIDHFVLAKLESLELEPSPAASPEKLLRRVHLDLIGLPPTPQEVNAFVSNPSQQHYRQIVDELLARPQFGERWARPWLDLARYADSHGFQRDDLREIWAYRDWVIQAMNDDMPFDRFTIEQIAGDLLPDATESTRIATGFHRCAPTNVEAGSLPEETRTEQIIDRVNTTGAVWLGTTLECCQCHDHKYDPFPTKDYYRMLAFFNSTQREADRTDSKKPSSIAFQGPSMDLANPQRAQRRKQLQTKQAEVKQQQSKRRDELADELKSWVTSIDSDAMKSMPDPVKEVIAKAPEQWTPKEEKTLLDHCMKQDSSSQKITKQLSKIQRDLKSAAPDKTLVMIELEEARPTHIYERGNYQTPGAPVQPGTPEILHAMPQGPGNRLSLARWLVSQENPLVARVVVNRWWAELFGQGIVSTEEDFGIKGEQPTHPELLDWLAVEFMENGWSRKKLLREIVHSATYQQSSNITPQQLERDDRNKQLARGPRMRMDAEMIRDNALAISGLLSLKQFGPPIRPYQPSGIWTKVGGQKYNYQVSPGNEQHRRGIYVVLKRGSPYPSFLNFDANARLACTVQRSRTNTPLQALTLLNDPVYVEAAQSLAQRIQSEAADRPLNQQLTYAFQLCTARTPNKSELITLRHLVELYPQDIDKGWFNVAAALLNLHETITKD; the protein is encoded by the coding sequence ATGACCCAGCTGCCTCATTTAGCAGATTTCGCTCGCCTCGTGGCGATTATTGCGGTTGCGATGCTGCCAAGTGTTGCTTTCGCGGCTGATAATTCACAGACGGATGCGGTACGTTTCGAACAAGATATCTACCCCCTCCTTCGCAAGGCCTGCTTTGAATGCCACGGCGCCGATACGCAAGAGGCCGGATTACGCGTTGACGAGCGCCGTGCTTTTTTCGATTCGGGTAGCGTTGTCCCTGGTAATCCAAACGATAGCGAACTTTTGCGAAGAGTCATGCTGCCTGAGGGACATGACGAAATCATGCCCGCCGTGGGCGATCCGTTCACGACCAATGAGGTGAGTTCTCTTCGCGACTGGATTGTCAACGGAGCAACCTGGCCCCAAGATTTCATCCCTCCCAAGCACTGGGCATATGTCTCACCTGATCGGCCGATGCTACCGGAAGTGAAACATAAACCATGGCCCCAGTCTCCGATCGACCACTTCGTCCTGGCCAAGCTCGAATCGCTTGAGTTGGAACCATCGCCTGCGGCTTCCCCGGAGAAGCTCCTACGCCGGGTCCATCTCGACTTGATCGGACTGCCCCCCACGCCGCAGGAAGTGAATGCGTTCGTATCCAACCCATCTCAGCAGCATTATCGCCAAATTGTTGACGAGCTTTTAGCAAGACCGCAATTTGGCGAGCGCTGGGCACGACCTTGGCTCGACTTGGCACGTTATGCTGACTCGCATGGATTTCAGCGCGACGATCTCCGCGAGATTTGGGCATATCGCGATTGGGTCATACAAGCGATGAACGACGACATGCCGTTCGATCGATTTACGATCGAGCAAATCGCTGGCGACCTCTTGCCTGATGCGACCGAATCGACTCGGATCGCAACTGGGTTTCATCGCTGCGCTCCGACCAATGTCGAAGCAGGCTCACTGCCGGAAGAAACCCGGACCGAGCAGATCATCGACCGCGTCAACACCACAGGCGCCGTCTGGCTCGGAACGACGCTCGAATGCTGCCAATGTCACGATCACAAGTACGATCCTTTCCCCACGAAGGACTACTACCGGATGCTGGCATTCTTCAATAGCACGCAGCGCGAGGCAGACCGTACCGACTCGAAGAAGCCCAGCTCAATCGCGTTTCAGGGACCGTCCATGGATCTCGCGAATCCTCAGCGAGCACAGCGGCGGAAACAACTTCAAACAAAACAGGCTGAAGTCAAACAGCAACAATCTAAGCGACGCGACGAACTCGCAGACGAATTAAAATCCTGGGTCACAAGTATTGACTCCGACGCAATGAAGTCGATGCCTGACCCGGTCAAAGAGGTGATCGCAAAAGCCCCTGAACAGTGGACCCCTAAAGAAGAAAAGACGCTGCTTGATCACTGCATGAAACAAGATAGTTCGAGTCAAAAGATCACCAAACAGCTAAGTAAGATACAACGCGACCTGAAATCTGCCGCGCCGGACAAGACGCTGGTGATGATCGAACTTGAAGAAGCGCGTCCCACGCATATATACGAGCGTGGGAACTATCAGACCCCCGGCGCGCCTGTCCAACCTGGCACACCTGAAATCCTGCACGCGATGCCCCAGGGGCCGGGTAATCGGCTGTCGCTGGCACGCTGGCTGGTATCGCAGGAGAACCCGCTGGTCGCTCGCGTGGTCGTCAATCGCTGGTGGGCTGAACTATTCGGTCAAGGTATCGTGTCGACGGAAGAAGACTTCGGCATCAAAGGAGAGCAACCAACCCATCCCGAACTATTAGACTGGCTGGCGGTCGAGTTCATGGAAAACGGCTGGTCGCGCAAGAAACTACTGCGGGAGATCGTGCACTCGGCAACCTACCAGCAGTCGTCCAACATCACCCCGCAGCAGTTAGAACGTGACGATCGCAACAAGCAACTTGCACGCGGTCCACGCATGCGGATGGATGCCGAAATGATTCGCGACAACGCCCTGGCGATTTCCGGCTTGCTTAGCCTCAAGCAGTTCGGCCCTCCCATTCGTCCATATCAACCCTCAGGCATTTGGACCAAAGTCGGCGGGCAAAAGTACAACTACCAGGTTAGCCCCGGCAACGAGCAACATCGCCGAGGGATATATGTCGTCCTTAAACGAGGTTCACCCTACCCAAGCTTTCTCAACTTCGATGCCAACGCGCGCCTTGCGTGCACGGTGCAGCGGTCACGCACCAATACTCCCCTGCAAGCTCTCACGCTGCTGAACGACCCCGTTTACGTCGAAGCCGCCCAGTCCTTGGCGCAGCGAATTCAAAGCGAAGCGGCAGATCGCCCGCTTAACCAGCAGTTGACTTACGCCTTCCAACTGTGCACTGCGCGTACTCCGAACAAATCGGAACTTATCACGCTGAGACACTTGGTCGAGCTATATCCCCAGGACATCGACAAGGGCTGGTTCAATGTCGCAGCGGCATTGCTGAACCTACACGAAACCATCACGAAGGACTAG
- a CDS encoding DUF1501 domain-containing protein, whose translation MSTKDHQQATTRRGFLRNSGIGFGGIALASLLQDNGSAKTLAPHRVPRAKHVIYLHMIGAPSQLDLFEPKPELVKRHNQPCPAEVTKDRDFAFIGKTSTLAGSPWKYRQHGSCGHSFSELLPHLAGVSDEIAMIHSVHTEEINHAPAQMFLHSGFGRGGRPSFGSWVSYGLGSENENLPGYIVLLSGPKGGAGTSLWSSGFLPSIHQGIQFRSEGDPVLFLSNPKDHSTQDRRHVLDTVSDLNRQHLAATGDPEIETRIEQYEMAFRMQASVPDLMNLEGETKETLSLYGAQPGKASFANNCLLARRLVERGVRLIELYDADWDHHNNLDKRLPAKCKQTDQAIAALILDLKRRGLLDDTLIVWGSEFGRTPLRQGGNAKGNSVAGRDHHKDAFTMWLAGGGVKGGVSHGRTDDFGMDIVDNGVHVHDLNATILHLLGIDHERLTYRYQGREFRLTDVDGNLIRPILA comes from the coding sequence ATGAGCACCAAAGACCATCAACAAGCCACAACGCGCCGGGGATTCCTGCGGAATTCAGGCATCGGATTTGGTGGCATCGCGTTAGCGTCTCTGCTGCAAGACAATGGCAGCGCTAAAACGTTAGCCCCGCATCGTGTGCCGCGTGCCAAGCATGTGATCTATTTACACATGATCGGCGCTCCGTCGCAATTAGATCTGTTTGAGCCGAAGCCGGAACTCGTCAAACGACATAATCAGCCTTGCCCCGCAGAAGTGACCAAGGATCGTGATTTCGCTTTCATTGGTAAGACATCCACCCTCGCTGGTTCCCCATGGAAATACAGGCAACACGGATCGTGTGGCCATAGTTTTTCCGAACTGCTGCCCCACCTGGCAGGGGTTTCCGATGAGATCGCAATGATCCATTCGGTACATACCGAAGAGATCAACCATGCTCCGGCTCAGATGTTTCTGCACTCCGGATTCGGTCGTGGTGGACGCCCCAGTTTTGGGTCGTGGGTATCCTATGGTCTAGGATCTGAAAACGAAAACCTGCCAGGCTACATCGTCCTGCTTAGCGGCCCTAAAGGAGGCGCCGGAACAAGTCTCTGGTCGAGTGGTTTCCTACCCAGCATTCATCAAGGAATTCAGTTTCGCTCGGAAGGGGACCCGGTGCTGTTTTTATCCAACCCGAAGGACCACTCCACCCAAGATCGGCGACACGTTCTCGACACCGTGTCCGATCTTAACCGGCAGCACTTGGCTGCCACCGGTGACCCTGAAATTGAAACGCGGATAGAGCAGTACGAGATGGCCTTTCGCATGCAGGCATCCGTACCGGATCTGATGAACCTGGAAGGGGAAACCAAAGAGACGCTCTCCCTGTACGGGGCCCAGCCAGGGAAAGCATCGTTTGCCAATAATTGCCTACTTGCCCGGCGACTCGTTGAACGGGGTGTGCGTTTGATCGAGCTTTACGATGCCGATTGGGACCACCATAACAATCTCGACAAGCGTCTTCCGGCCAAATGCAAGCAAACCGACCAAGCGATTGCCGCGCTGATTCTCGATCTCAAGCGACGGGGTTTGTTAGACGATACGCTCATCGTTTGGGGCTCCGAATTCGGTCGTACACCACTACGCCAAGGTGGCAATGCCAAGGGGAACTCGGTGGCAGGTCGCGATCACCACAAAGACGCATTCACCATGTGGTTAGCTGGTGGCGGCGTGAAAGGGGGCGTCAGTCACGGGCGTACCGATGACTTCGGCATGGACATCGTCGATAACGGAGTCCACGTTCACGACCTCAACGCGACCATTTTGCATCTATTAGGCATCGATCACGAGCGACTCACCTACCGCTACCAAGGACGCGAGTTCCGCCTGACCGATGTGGATGGCAACTTGATTCGTCCGATACTGGCTTGA